The Mycolicibacterium doricum genome includes a region encoding these proteins:
- a CDS encoding cysteine hydrolase family protein, with product MPKQPLIVGNPVLVVVDMQEAGDMPAEEVGIEHMPGYDGRIERAQRLIDTARAALIPIVFFQEVHRPSGIDFGRELDGTEGEHCVDGRPGTPLHPALLPKFDGPNHEFHIVKRRYSGFIGTEFEIVLSGVKASTLILVGGLTDVCVHYTFADAHQRDFYVRVVTDCVGGSTQYRHDAALDAMEYLQTGALRTTEEILAAFGELAPAAPPVLEGALR from the coding sequence GTGCCGAAACAGCCACTCATCGTGGGCAATCCCGTGCTCGTCGTGGTCGACATGCAGGAGGCCGGTGACATGCCCGCCGAGGAGGTGGGCATCGAGCACATGCCCGGCTACGACGGCCGGATCGAGCGCGCCCAGCGTCTGATCGATACGGCGCGCGCAGCGTTGATCCCGATCGTGTTCTTCCAGGAGGTGCACCGCCCCAGCGGTATCGACTTCGGGCGTGAACTCGACGGCACCGAGGGCGAGCACTGCGTCGACGGCAGGCCCGGTACGCCCCTGCATCCCGCGCTGCTGCCGAAGTTCGACGGTCCGAACCATGAGTTCCACATCGTCAAGCGGCGATACTCCGGTTTCATCGGCACGGAATTCGAGATCGTCCTGTCGGGTGTGAAGGCGTCGACGCTCATCCTTGTCGGCGGGCTGACCGACGTGTGCGTGCACTACACCTTCGCCGACGCCCACCAGCGGGATTTCTACGTGCGGGTGGTGACCGACTGCGTGGGCGGATCGACGCAGTACCGGCACGACGCCGCGCTCGACGCGATGGAGTACCTGCAGACCGGCGCGTTGCGGACCACCGAGGAAATCCTCGCCGCGTTCGGTGAACTCGCCCCCGCAGCACCGCCCGTTCTCGAAGGAGCCCTCCGATGA